The DNA segment TGATTTACATAAAGACAAGTTATTACTCCTATTCCTCTAATTACTCTATGCTCATTTCCACTATATTGCCGGCGAACTAGCTCAATTTTTTGGCTATATCTTTTGTCTAAAACTGTATCATCAAAGACTAGACTTGCTTCGGCATCTTCTTGAATAGAAGTGCGAACATTCTCCCAAATTATCTCCGAGCTAATTTCCCTTTTTCCTAAAAACTTATTAATCGTATCATGGCTTACTGTTAATTTATGCTCAGCTAAATTAGTTACGGTGTAATTTTTAGGACTGCTTAACAAATACTGACAGTAGTCTAAATGACTGAAACTCATTGATTAACTGTACTAAATACTAGTTTATCTTTTCATTTTAAGTTACTTTGGTCCGCTATTAGTTGATTTTTTTGGGGGGGGCTGTTTTTCAAGTGCTACGCTATAGGTAGTGGGCTTGCGTAAGTCCTGACCTTCTTTCCATCCTAATTGTTTGATAATTTCTTGAGGTAGCCTAATTCCCAAGGAATTTCCCCATTTGGTGAGTTTTTGAGTTGTCATTTTGTTGAGCTACTCATAATTGTTTATACAATGAATATACCATAAACAAGCCTTTTATCTAAAGCTAGGATATGTGCAGTTTTATCGGCGATCGCAACACACCGAGAGACTTAGGGTTTCATAGAGCTTTAGGCATACGACCCATTATAATAAGTGATAAAATAAACAGATGGTTTTAAGATATCTTGTAAGAGTGAAAACTGCAGAAAATCAGGATCTAGACGCTTATCTAGACGAAATCCCCGACGAAGCAGAGATGTCGTTATTTGACCATCTCGAAGAATTACGCCGGCGCATTTTTGCCGCTTTAATAGCGGTAGGTGTTAGCTGCGTTGGCTGTTTTATCCTAGTTAAACCCATCGTACAAATACTACAGGTTCCCGCTCAAGACGTCAAATTCCTCCAATTAGCACCGGGTGAGTACTTTTTCGTTTCTATTCAAGTTGCAGGGTATATGGGGATACTCCTGGCTAGTCCTTTTATTCTCTATCAAATAATTCAATTCATGCTACCAGGGCTAACACGTCGTGAACGTCGCTTGATCGCACCCGTTGTCTTTGGCTCTACTTTTTTGTTTTTTGCTGGAATTTTGTTTGCTTATTTCGCGCTAATTCCCGCAGCTTTGCAATTTTTTATTAATTATGGCGCCGATGTAGTAGAACAACTTTGGTCTATCGATAAATACTTTAAATTCATTCTGTTACTGCTATTTAGTACGGGTTTAGCTTTCCAGATTCCCGTGATTCAGTCTCTATTGGGTTTTCTGGGGATAGTATCTTCCGAACAAATGCTCAAAGCTTGGCGAGTCGTAGTAGTAGGGGCTTTGGTTTTAGGCGCGGTATTAACCCCATCTACCGATCCCCTAACCCAGTCTTTGCTAGCAGGTGCGGTATTGGGACTATACTTTGGTGGTACTGGGGTGGTAAAATTAATGGGTAAATAGTTAATCTAAAATCCATTCGGAAGTCTTCTCTCCCAAATCTAGGGGAATACTCACCGCTTTACCCAGTCGAGGACGCTCCTTCGTATTTTCAATATAGCAAACTACTTGGCTTAAACTTCCCCATGCGTTAAGATAGGCGAGAATACCGTTGAGATGATCCAAATATTCCATCTCCGACATAGGAAAAGAAACCTGCTCCAAGTACTTCCACATCACTTGGAGGAAGATTTTACCCTTGACGCGTCTCAACTGGATATCATAGGAATATCCCCATTTATCTACTAGTAGCTGCTGCAATTGTTCGCTGGTCATAATTTATATCATGTCCGCTTAATTAGTTAACATAAAATTGTGAGTCCCATTTTTATCTAAATCTTTACCCTTTCCCCGGGGGAGAGACAAGGTAGATAAGGAAGACAAGGAAGATTTTTCCCCTTTACCCCTTCCCCTTTCCCCCTACTCACCTTTATGTATAAGTATTTGCCCGGACTTGATATTAAGTCTTATACTTGTCAATCAGTAGAGCCACTTTAGCGCGACTAGCTTCTGGGACTTTCTCTAAAGGTGTTAAAATAGAGTTTTTAAGAGCAGAATGAGCAGATGATTTGGGAGGATGGATAACTAGACGTTTAACGGTTTCTACGATGACTTTTTGGGCGTTAATAGCGTTTTGGTGAAGATTATTAATAACCATTTCCACAGTAACGCTGTCGTGTTCAAGGTGCCAACAATCGTAATCAGTAACGAGAGCAAGAGTAGCATAAGCGATCTCCGCTTCCCTAGCTAACTTAGCTTCGGGTAGATTGGTCATACCGATGATACTAGCACCCCAACTGCGATAGAGATTGGATTCAGCTTTAGTAGAAAAAGCGGGTCCTTCGATACACAAATAAGTGCCGCCACGGTGTAAACTGAGATTAGGGAGTTGTAGACTAGTGACGGCGTCTGCAAGCACATTTCCCAAGTTCAGACAAACAGGATCACCAAAAGCAATGTGAGCAACAATACCGTCATCAAAAAAAGTAGAAACACGATTATTAGTGCGATCAATAAATTGATCAGGGATAACTAAATCTAGGGGTTTGATCTCCTCTTTCAGAGAACCTACAGCGGAAGCTGAAATAATGTATTCTACTCCTAGTTGCTTCATAGCATAAATATTAGCGCGAAAAGGCAACTGAGAGGGAATGAGATGATGATTTCTCCCGTGACGGGGTAAAAAAGCTACGGTTGTTCCCCCCAGAGTCCCGATAATCAAGCTATCTGAGGGAGAACCAAAGGGAGTATCTATAGTCAGTTCGTGAGTATCTGTAAAAGCCTCCATCTGATAGAGACCACTACCCCCAATAATACCTATTTTCGCTGTTGTCATAGTTAATTTATGAATGAACGTAATACTGCTAATAACACCGTTAAAGTTCTGCAATCAGAAATCAAAGCTGATTTAGAAATTGTACAACAGTTACAACAAACTTTAGAAAAACATCGGGGTGAGCGCCAAATCGTCGTGATCCAAGACTTTCCAGATCCCGATGCTTTAGCTAGTGCTTGGACTTATCAATTGATCGCTCAGCAATACAAAATTGATACCGATATCGTTTACGCAGGAGTTTTATCCCATCAGGAGAATATTACTCTAGTCAAACTCACAAACTTACCCGCTAAACGGTGGGATCCACAGAATCTTAAAAGTTTAGATTTTTGTGGCTATCAAGGGTGTGTTTTGGTAGATAGTCAGGGAAATACCAGTCAGTTAACCCCCTTTATTCAAGAAGCGGAGATTCCCATCGTCGTTTTAGTGGATCATCATAGCGACCAGGGAAATATTCAGGCGGAATTTAGCGATCGCCGTCCTCATATCAACGCTACAGCCACTATCTTTACCCAGTATCTCCAACAAGGTTTATTAACCCTCAACAAACTCAATCAAAAGCACGTCAAATGTGCTACCGCTTTAATGCACGGTATACGAACAGATACCAATCAACTCTTACAAGCCCAAGAAGAAGACTTTTTGGCCATGGCTTATCTGAGTAATTACCACGATCCCCAGCTATTTAAAGCGATTATGCAGTCAGCGCGATCGCGTCGCGTCATGGACGTAATCGAAAAAGCTTTGACAAATCGTCAAGTCAAAAATAACTTTTCTTTTGCAGGGGTGGGATATCTGCGTTACGAAGACAGAGACGCTATCCCCCAAGCGGCCGATTTTCTCGTTACCGAAGAAAACGTTCATACTTCAGTGGTTTACGGCATCGTTCACGACGAACAAGAATCTGTAGAATTAGTAATTGGCTCCCTGCGTACTAATAAATTAACCCTAGATCCTGATGAATTCATCAAACAAGCTCTAGGCAAAGATACCAAGGGACGCTATTTCGGTGGAGGACGGTATTCAGCGGGAGGCTTTGAGATACCCATCGGTTTTTTAGGAGGTTTTAACGATCACTCCGACTATACCAGGCTAAAATGGGAAGTGTTTGATTTACAAATCCAGCAGAAATTACTACGCTTAGTAAATCCTGACGAAGGTATCATAAACACAGATTAGCATGGAAGTTTACTTAATTCGCCATGGTATCGCGGCCATAAGAGGAACCTACCCTGACGACGACGCTAGACCCCTAGTAGCAGAAGGTAAAGAGAAAACTACCAAAGTAGCAAAACGTCTAGCTAAGTTAGGAGTGTACTTTGACCTGATCTTAACTAGTCCTTTGGTAAGAGCAAAAGAAACAGCAAGAATTTTATTGACAGAGAAACTGAGCGATCGACTAGAGGAATTTTCGCCCCTAGCACCCGGGGGAGATCTAGAAGATTGGCTCCTTTGGTATCAGCAAAGCGACGTTCAAAGCTTGGCTTTAGTTGGTCATCAGCCCGACTTGGGGGATTGGACAGAAATGTTGGTCTGGGGTGAAGTAAAAGGACAAATTGTGGTCAAAAAAGCGGGGATAATTGGTTTAAACGTATCCTCTAGAGAAACGCTCATCGGCAATTGCCAGCTATTTCTCCTAACATCACCCAAATGGTTCATCTAAACAGGTAATTATGTCCAAATACTATACCTCTAACTGGTTACAGACTAGGAGTGTTGGCATTTTTATCTCAGCTGCGGCCCATCTTTTGCTCTTAGGGATTATTTTACCCCGCTTAGGAACAGGAGACGGAACCTTTCTCAAAGGTAAAAGACAACTACGCAATATCGACTTAATTTCTCTGACTCCCGCGCAACAGAAAAAACTTCCTTCAGCTGTTTTACCTCCGACTCCTGAAGTAACAGAAACTGTACCTAATTCTACCTCAATTATCACTGATACTTTGCCCTTACCCGTCAATCTCGACCTAGAGACTATTCCCCTTCCTCCCCCTTTAGAGATACCTCCACCACCACCTGTGGGGGTTGTCCCCGCTCCTACCCTACCAGGTTTTTCCCTACTACCCATCGCAGCACCACCCATTCCCCGGGAACTGATTGAGATTATTAATCCCCAAAGAGATTCCTTTAGCAGTCCCAAACTTATTCAACCCGAGGTTATTCCTGAACCAGAACCAGTTATAGTCACCCAACCAACACTTCCCCCCCAACAACGGGAAGACAATTTGCTCGCTTCTGTCCAAGCTAAGGCACAGTTACTGAAATACGACGTAAGCGATACTAAAATCTCAGACGTACAGAAAAACTATCAGAGTTGGCTCGCAGGACAAGAACAGGATAATCCCCAAAAAATCGCTTGGCAAGGTAATTATCCTCGAGACGGTTGTATAAAAAAAGTACAAGGCACTACTGTATACGGCGTTCTCGTCGACCCAAAGGGTAAGATAATTAATCTACAGTTAATTCAAAGCGCGGGCTATCCCCTGCTCAATCAACAAGCCGCCCAACAGATAGAGGCTTTTAACTTTACCCCAACTTCAGCCATACAACCCTACGTGGTGACGGTAGAATTTGCTTATAACGCGAATTTATGTCCTTCTTTGAGCGTCTCACCATGATGATGGATTTAGAAAAAGAAATAGCCGCTATTAAAGCGCGCAATCAGAAAGTTGAAGCGGATAAAGCCTGGGAAACCAGTATGTTTAGAAAAATTGCCATTTTAATTATTACTTATACTTTTGCTTTGATTTTAATGTTCTTGATTAACGTTAAACACCCCTATTTAGATGCGTTAGTACCAACCCTTGGCTTTTATCTATCAACTCTGTCTTTAGATTTTGGCAAGAAAATTTGGCTTAAACATTTTTATAGAAAGTAGCAATGTCTTTATCCCCTAATTTTACGACTCGATTAACTCAATCTGTACCTCGACTCGAACAACTACTCGAGCGCTTTAGTGGACAATCAATCTTAGTGATTGGGGATTTAACCCTCGATGAATTTATGACTGGACAAGTAGAACGGATTTCTCGAGAAGCTCCAGTGTTAATTCTACGACACGAAGAAACTAGACAAATACCCGGGGGTGGAGCCAATGCAGTTTATAACTTAGCCAAATTGGGGGCTAAAGTAACGGTAGTGGGTATTCTCGGACAAGATGCTCAAGGTAAAGCTTTAAAAAGCATCTTTACTGAAGCTGGAATAGATACCACAGGGATTATATCCACCCCATCACGTCCGACAGTAACCAAAACCAGAATCGCGGGACACGCGCGCCAATCGGTAACCCAACAAATAGTCAGAGTCGATCGCAAATCCGACGAGATTCCCCCTCTAGAGATTCAAAATCAACTCGCCGCTTTTATTCAACAACAATCCAGTTTATTTAAGGCGATCGTCTGTTCTGACTATGGAGACGGAGTCTTTACCACACCAGTCATACAAGCAGCAAGCCAACACCAGCGCGTCATCGTCGATACTCAAACAGATTTAGATCGCTTCACGGGTGCAACCTTATTTACACCCAATCTCCCAGAAGCAGAACAAGCCGTAGGTTATCCTATTAAAGACTCTATCTCTCTCCAACGCGCAGGGGAAGACCTACTCAAACTTACTCAAGCTTCACAAATTTTGATTACCCGAGGAGAAGAGGGGATGAGTTTATTTAATGCTACAGAATCAGAACACATTCCCGCCTTTAACCGTACCGATGTCTTTGACGTCACAGGTGCAGGAGATACGGTAGTGGCCGCCTTGACTCTAGCTTTAGGCGCAGGAGGATCTTTTTGGGAAAGCGCAGTGCTGGGCAATTTAGCCGCGAGTATCGTAGTACGTCAATTTGGTACCGCCACTACTACTGTAGCAGAGATGAAACAAGCTTTAAGTAAGTTACTAAAAAGCTAAATTTCAACTTACTCCAGATAATCTAACTCAATATTTAAAGCATTAACAGATATAGAAATTTCATACAGGGATAAAACTAAAGAAAAGACCATTGAGAGAAGACTGATCCCGAAAATGAAACCACCCAAGAGATTAAATCTAAAAAAAAGAAAAATCATCGATAGGACGCACAATAAAAATGCCAGCACACCATAAAACTGCATCCATTTGATCAACATTACCCTTCGTCTGAGGCTACGAATTTGTCGAATAGTCATCTCTGAATGGGCTTTTTTTTCGTGGCGATTTAATTCTCGGATCAACTGAGCTATGACCAGAAATCGATTTGTATAAGCGAGTAGAAGTAAGGAAATCGCCGGAAACAATAAAGCAGGAGTGGTTAAGGAAAGATTAACTGTTTGAGGTATCATTTCTTAGATTTTTGTCGTGAGTTTTCAAGCAATATCCTCGCCCTTGAAGAGTAGTAATCAAATCTTCAGGTAATCCAGCTAATTTTAATTTACGTCTTAAATGTCTAATATGAGAGCGAATGGTAGCTTCTGCAGGATATTCTACTGAAGACCAAAGGCTTTCCATAATCGTTTCTAGATCTAGCACTTCGTGTTTATAACGCAGAAATAACTCTAGTAAGCCATATTCTTTGGCCGTTAAATGTATTGGTTCACCCTTAAAAGTAACTTCGCAACTACAAGTATCTAACTGTAAAGCCCCCCAACTCAATATAGAAAAAAAACAAGAATTCAGACGACGAGATAACGCGCGAATGTGAGCTGCTAACTCATCGATGTTAACGGGTTTACACAAATAACTATCAGCTCCTGCATCTAGAAGTCTAATGCGATCATAACTACCCGAACGAGTGGTCAAAACAAGTATAGGAAAATGATAATTCTGATGGCGAAAACGCTGACATAAACTAATAGCATCGAGTTCAGGTAATAGCCAAGCCAAAATAATTAAATCGTAATTATAGGTAGAACCATAAACCCATCCTTGTTCCCCATCAGTAACTGCATCAATAGCATAATTGTATTTAGCTAGACCTTTTTGAATTAAATCAATTAAATTTTGATCATATTCCACCAGTAAGATTCTCATTACTATTTGATTTTCCTGATTTCGCCATAACTCTCTTTGTTAGTTGCTCAATAGTTCTCTGAGAGTTTCGATCCGCTTACGATTAGCCCCTAAATCCGATTCGCCTAGACGTGATGCTGAACGGACTTCGACAGTACCTGGTTGTTCGGGATTAACATAGAATTCTACATCATCAACGAAGCCTAGCCACTTGCTACTGAATTGAGCGTAAAGATAATTATCAGTTTCAGCTATGATCTGAGTACCAGGCTGACTATCAATGATTTCCTTGAGTTTAACTATCTGGTTTGGCTGAGCATTGAGGGGTTTAATAAAGTGTTCAATATCTTGGCTTTGGCTACTTACACAGTTGGGTGTCTCCGAACAAGGACTCAAGCGATTTTGTTGTATTCCCAGATTAGTGGGTTGACTACCAGCAAACAGGGTTGGAACATCGGGAAAAAAGCTCCTCAATCCCAACCAGATTAAAACAATTAGTAATATAGCAACAGCGAGTAGCTGACTCCAGGGTATTTTTCCTAAACTAGACATAAATTTTAATCCGGTAGATAAGTGGGAAATCAACACTGATTAGTTCGGTTGACCTGCTCTACTAAATTGTTCTGCTAAAGTTAGCATGGAGACAACATTGGTATTAGTAGAGATAAATGTCATTATAGTAAGTCCATGGTTCTCAAGCACTGGTCATTACCGACCCTAAGCGATCTTTTTTATCGTCATGATGGGGGTCAAACATCAACAGAGAGTCCCTCCCAGACTGCTATGGAGGGATATAATCAAGCTTTAGCCAAAGCAGAGAGAGAATGGTCAGGGGCGATCGCCGCTATGGAAGAATTGCTGACACCCTCCCTCACCCAGGGGATATTGCTATCTAGTACTGCTACTCCCTTGTTAAGCGATCGTAGTTTATTTTCTGATTTGCTTAGAGGTGTATTCACTACCGAAGGTTTTAATAGACTATCCCTTACCTCTTCAGTCTTACCTGCCGTCAATGACACAGAAGTAGAGGTTAATTCTGATTCTATTTTACAATTCCCCCTACTACCGAATGATCCCCTCATTGATGAACGCTACGCTTTACTTTTTACGCGCGAATTCAGTTTAGCCATTATCTTGGGTAAAGATAATTCAGGTTTTCCCAAACTTCATTTTTCCTTCGCTCCCGAATTAATGCAAGGTATCTGGGAAACTCTCAGAACTCGTCTATTTTTGACAAATCACGAGCACTTAGGATTACTAGAAGCTAAAATAACTGAATTTTCTCCGATTGAGCCTAATTATCGTCAGGTTACCGAATTTTCTCGTAACTTATTAAAAAATTTGCCCGATACTCCTGATTTAGACCAGAAAAAAAACTCTACCAAGAAACT comes from the Gloeocapsa sp. PCC 73106 genome and includes:
- a CDS encoding transposase — encoded protein: MSFSHLDYCQYLLSSPKNYTVTNLAEHKLTVSHDTINKFLGKREISSEIIWENVRTSIQEDAEASLVFDDTVLDKRYSQKIELVRRQYSGNEHRVIRGIGVITCLYVN
- a CDS encoding AbrB/MazE/SpoVT family DNA-binding domain-containing protein; the protein is MTTQKLTKWGNSLGIRLPQEIIKQLGWKEGQDLRKPTTYSVALEKQPPPKKSTNSGPK
- the tatC gene encoding twin-arginine translocase subunit TatC, with the translated sequence MVLRYLVRVKTAENQDLDAYLDEIPDEAEMSLFDHLEELRRRIFAALIAVGVSCVGCFILVKPIVQILQVPAQDVKFLQLAPGEYFFVSIQVAGYMGILLASPFILYQIIQFMLPGLTRRERRLIAPVVFGSTFLFFAGILFAYFALIPAALQFFINYGADVVEQLWSIDKYFKFILLLLFSTGLAFQIPVIQSLLGFLGIVSSEQMLKAWRVVVVGALVLGAVLTPSTDPLTQSLLAGAVLGLYFGGTGVVKLMGK
- a CDS encoding DUF3067 family protein, producing MTSEQLQQLLVDKWGYSYDIQLRRVKGKIFLQVMWKYLEQVSFPMSEMEYLDHLNGILAYLNAWGSLSQVVCYIENTKERPRLGKAVSIPLDLGEKTSEWILD
- a CDS encoding S-methyl-5'-thioadenosine phosphorylase; this translates as MTTAKIGIIGGSGLYQMEAFTDTHELTIDTPFGSPSDSLIIGTLGGTTVAFLPRHGRNHHLIPSQLPFRANIYAMKQLGVEYIISASAVGSLKEEIKPLDLVIPDQFIDRTNNRVSTFFDDGIVAHIAFGDPVCLNLGNVLADAVTSLQLPNLSLHRGGTYLCIEGPAFSTKAESNLYRSWGASIIGMTNLPEAKLAREAEIAYATLALVTDYDCWHLEHDSVTVEMVINNLHQNAINAQKVIVETVKRLVIHPPKSSAHSALKNSILTPLEKVPEASRAKVALLIDKYKT
- a CDS encoding bifunctional oligoribonuclease/PAP phosphatase NrnA, with product MNERNTANNTVKVLQSEIKADLEIVQQLQQTLEKHRGERQIVVIQDFPDPDALASAWTYQLIAQQYKIDTDIVYAGVLSHQENITLVKLTNLPAKRWDPQNLKSLDFCGYQGCVLVDSQGNTSQLTPFIQEAEIPIVVLVDHHSDQGNIQAEFSDRRPHINATATIFTQYLQQGLLTLNKLNQKHVKCATALMHGIRTDTNQLLQAQEEDFLAMAYLSNYHDPQLFKAIMQSARSRRVMDVIEKALTNRQVKNNFSFAGVGYLRYEDRDAIPQAADFLVTEENVHTSVVYGIVHDEQESVELVIGSLRTNKLTLDPDEFIKQALGKDTKGRYFGGGRYSAGGFEIPIGFLGGFNDHSDYTRLKWEVFDLQIQQKLLRLVNPDEGIINTD
- the sixA gene encoding phosphohistidine phosphatase SixA; amino-acid sequence: MEVYLIRHGIAAIRGTYPDDDARPLVAEGKEKTTKVAKRLAKLGVYFDLILTSPLVRAKETARILLTEKLSDRLEEFSPLAPGGDLEDWLLWYQQSDVQSLALVGHQPDLGDWTEMLVWGEVKGQIVVKKAGIIGLNVSSRETLIGNCQLFLLTSPKWFI
- a CDS encoding TonB family protein, whose translation is MSKYYTSNWLQTRSVGIFISAAAHLLLLGIILPRLGTGDGTFLKGKRQLRNIDLISLTPAQQKKLPSAVLPPTPEVTETVPNSTSIITDTLPLPVNLDLETIPLPPPLEIPPPPPVGVVPAPTLPGFSLLPIAAPPIPRELIEIINPQRDSFSSPKLIQPEVIPEPEPVIVTQPTLPPQQREDNLLASVQAKAQLLKYDVSDTKISDVQKNYQSWLAGQEQDNPQKIAWQGNYPRDGCIKKVQGTTVYGVLVDPKGKIINLQLIQSAGYPLLNQQAAQQIEAFNFTPTSAIQPYVVTVEFAYNANLCPSLSVSP
- a CDS encoding bifunctional heptose 7-phosphate kinase/heptose 1-phosphate adenyltransferase — protein: MSLSPNFTTRLTQSVPRLEQLLERFSGQSILVIGDLTLDEFMTGQVERISREAPVLILRHEETRQIPGGGANAVYNLAKLGAKVTVVGILGQDAQGKALKSIFTEAGIDTTGIISTPSRPTVTKTRIAGHARQSVTQQIVRVDRKSDEIPPLEIQNQLAAFIQQQSSLFKAIVCSDYGDGVFTTPVIQAASQHQRVIVDTQTDLDRFTGATLFTPNLPEAEQAVGYPIKDSISLQRAGEDLLKLTQASQILITRGEEGMSLFNATESEHIPAFNRTDVFDVTGAGDTVVAALTLALGAGGSFWESAVLGNLAASIVVRQFGTATTTVAEMKQALSKLLKS
- a CDS encoding DUF2721 domain-containing protein, with the translated sequence MIPQTVNLSLTTPALLFPAISLLLLAYTNRFLVIAQLIRELNRHEKKAHSEMTIRQIRSLRRRVMLIKWMQFYGVLAFLLCVLSMIFLFFRFNLLGGFIFGISLLSMVFSLVLSLYEISISVNALNIELDYLE
- a CDS encoding response regulator transcription factor translates to MRILLVEYDQNLIDLIQKGLAKYNYAIDAVTDGEQGWVYGSTYNYDLIILAWLLPELDAISLCQRFRHQNYHFPILVLTTRSGSYDRIRLLDAGADSYLCKPVNIDELAAHIRALSRRLNSCFFSILSWGALQLDTCSCEVTFKGEPIHLTAKEYGLLELFLRYKHEVLDLETIMESLWSSVEYPAEATIRSHIRHLRRKLKLAGLPEDLITTLQGRGYCLKTHDKNLRNDTSNS
- a CDS encoding DUF1499 domain-containing protein, encoding MSSLGKIPWSQLLAVAILLIVLIWLGLRSFFPDVPTLFAGSQPTNLGIQQNRLSPCSETPNCVSSQSQDIEHFIKPLNAQPNQIVKLKEIIDSQPGTQIIAETDNYLYAQFSSKWLGFVDDVEFYVNPEQPGTVEVRSASRLGESDLGANRKRIETLRELLSN
- a CDS encoding HAMP domain-containing sensor histidine kinase encodes the protein MVLKHWSLPTLSDLFYRHDGGQTSTESPSQTAMEGYNQALAKAEREWSGAIAAMEELLTPSLTQGILLSSTATPLLSDRSLFSDLLRGVFTTEGFNRLSLTSSVLPAVNDTEVEVNSDSILQFPLLPNDPLIDERYALLFTREFSLAIILGKDNSGFPKLHFSFAPELMQGIWETLRTRLFLTNHEHLGLLEAKITEFSPIEPNYRQVTEFSRNLLKNLPDTPDLDQKKNSTKKLLNKEIELLQALTHEIRTPLTTIRTLTRLLLKRSSQLNQEALKRLEMIDQECTEQINRMDLIFKVTELETQSLNYPMQLLPISLEKLFQENIPRWQKQSQRRNVVLEVVLPQKLPVVLGDPTMLAQILTNLMEKITRDLATGGRIKVQVTIVGSQLKLELLSTASTHTNPLKSLGQLLMFQPETGSLSLNIDVTKNLFNLMGGKLTVRHHEQKGEVVTIFLPLTTIPSSRIK